The following coding sequences are from one Triplophysa dalaica isolate WHDGS20190420 chromosome 12, ASM1584641v1, whole genome shotgun sequence window:
- the washc5 gene encoding WASH complex subunit 5, which produces MVDFLAENNLCGQAILRIVSRGNAIIAELLRLSDFIPAVFRLKDKSDHQKYGDIICDFSYFKGQEYYDSKLEAKPELQDLDEEFRENNIEILTRFYLAFESVHKYVVDLIRYLDDLNEGVYIQQTLETVLLNEDGKQLLCEALYLYGVMLLVIDQKMEGEVRERMLVSYYRYSAARSSGDSNLDDICKLLRSTGYSSQPGAKRPPNYPESYFQRVPINPTFISMLIGRLRSDDIYNQVSAYPLPEHRSTALATQAAMLCVCLYFTPSILHTQQAKMREIVDKYFPDNWVISIYMGITVNLVEAWEPYKAAKTALNYTLDTANIREQAGRYAASVESLRPHVQQLLKEGFLREEIILDNIPKLLNCLRDCNVAIRWLMLHTAESAYDPNNKRLRQIKDQVINDSKYNPKILFQLLLDTAQFEFILKEMFKQMLAEKQLKWESYKKEGSERMMELAEVFSGVKPLTRVEKNENLQAWFREISKQIESLNYEDSTAAGRKTVQLIQALVEVQEFHQLDSNLQVCQFLLDTRKFLHQMIRTINIKEEVLITMQIVGDLSYAWQIIDSFTSMMQESIRAKPSMVTKLRATFLKLASALDLPLLRINQVNSPDLLSVSQFYSGELVAYVRKVLQIIPESMFTSLAKIIKLQTHDIMEVPTRLDKDKLKDYAQLSARYEVAKLTHAISVFTEGILMMKTTLVGIIKVDPKQLLEDGIRKELVKRVAYALHKGLIFNPKAKPSELMPKLKEMAASMDGFYRSFEYIQDYVSIYGLKIWQEEVSRIINYNVEQECNSFLRTKIQDWQSVYQSTHIPIPKYPSVDDSATFIGRLCREILRITDPKTTCYIDQLNTWYDIKSHQEVTNNRLFSEIQDTLGTFGLNGLDRLLCFMIVKELQNFLTVLQKNILKDKAMVDIFKALMTAVNPVKGIVANASKVYANGVAKTQKIWAAYLEAIMKVGQMQILRQQIANELNYSCKFDSKHLSAALDNLNKSLLVDIEAHYKDPSLPYPKEDNMLLYEITAYLDAAGIHNPLNKIYITTKRLAYFPMVNFLFLIAQLPKLQYSKTQGMTCKKAADPVDWAPLVLGLLTLLKQFHSRYTVQFLALIGQFIRSIMEQCTSQKVPDMPSDVIGALMFLEDYVRYTKLPRKVAEAHVPSFIFDEFRTVL; this is translated from the exons ATGGTGGATTTTCTGGCAGAGAATAATCTGTGTGGACAGGCCATACTGAGAATCGTGTCCAGAGGAAATGCCATCATCGCAGAACTACTCAGACTGTCAGATTTTATCCCAGCCGTTTTCAGACTCAAAGACAAGAGTGACCATCAGAAATATGGAGACATAATCTGTGACTTCAGCTACTTTAAA GGACAAGAGTATTACGATAGCAAGCTGGAAGCAAAGCCAGAGCTGCAGGATTTGGATGAAGAATTCCGGGAGAACAACATTGAAATATTGACACGATTCTACCTGGCCTTCGAGAGCGTACATAAATATGTTGTCGATTTGATTAG GTACTTGGATGATCTGAATGAAGGAGTTtacattcaacaaacactggagaCTGTTTTACTGAATGAAGATGGAAAACAGCTACTG tgtgaAGCTCTGTACCTGTATGGAGTCATGTTACTGGTCATTGATCAGAAGATGGAAGGAGAGGTGAGAGAAAGGATGCTGGTGTCCTACTACAGATACAG TGCCGCTCGGTCCTCGGGCGACTCCAACCTGGACGACATCTGCAAGCTCTTACGCAGCACAGGTTACTCCAGCCAACCGGGAGCCAAACGGCCACCCAACTACCCCGAGAGCTACTTTCAGAGAGTTCCCATCAACCCCACCTTCATCAGTATGTTGATCGGTCGCCTGCGTTCTGACGACATCTACAACCAG GTTTCTGCATATCCTCTGCCGGAGCATCGCAGCACAGCTCTGGCCACGCAGGCGGCTATGCTCTGCGTCTGTTTATACTTTACCCCCTCCATCCTGCACACGCAGCAGGCCAAGATGAGAGAGATCGTGGATAAATACTTCCCTGACAACTGG GTTATAAGTATATATATGGGGATCACTGTGAACTTGGTGGAGGCGTGGGAACCATATAAAGCTGCCAAAACGGCCCTCAACTACACGCTGGACACAGCCAACATCAGAGAACAG GCCGGTCGATACGCTGCCAGTGTGGAGAGTTTGAGACCGCATGTGCAGCAGTTGTTAAAGGAGGGCTTTCTGAGAGAGGAAATCATCCTGGACAACATTCCCAAACTGCTCAACTGCCTTCGTGACTGTAACGTCGCCATCCGATGGCTTATGCTGCACACTGCAGAGTCTG cgTATGATCCAAACAATAAGAGATTACGACAGATCAAAGATCAAGTCATCAACGACTCCAAATACAATCCGAAAATTCTGTTCCAGCTGCTTCTGGATACAGCCCAGTTTGAGTTCATCCTCAAAGAG ATGTTTAAGCAGATGTTGGCAGAGAAACAGCTCAAGTGGGAGAGCTATAAGAAAGAAGGTTCGGAGAGAATGATGGAGCTTGCCGAGGTGTTTTCTGGGGTCAAACCGCTCACCAGGGTGGAGAAAAACG AGAATCTTCAGGCCTGGTTCAGAGAGATCTCCAAACAGATCGAGTCTCTAAACTATGAGGACTCGACAGCCGCTGGGAGGAAGACTGTGCAGCTCATTCAGGCTTTGGTGGAG GTGCAAGAGTTCCACCAGCTAGACTCGAACCTGCAGGTGTGTCAGTTCCTGTTGGACACGCGCAAGTTCCTCCATCAAATGATTCGCACAATCAACATCAAGGAGGAAGTTCTCATCACTATGCAGATAGTGGGGGATTTGTCTTACGCCTGGCAGATCATTGACAG CTTCACTTCAATGATGCAAGAGAGCATTAGAGCAAAGCCCTCGATGGTGACCAAACTCAGAGCCACTTTTCTAAAG CTGGCTTCTGCTCTGGATCTGCCTCTACTTCGAATCAACCAGGTCAACAGTCCCGATCTGCTCAGCGTGTCCCAGTTCTACTCCGGAGAGCTGGTGGCTTACGTCAGAAAG GTCTTGCAGATTATTCCAGAGAGTATGTTCACCTCACTGGCCAAAATCATCAAACTGCAGACCCATGACATTATGGAAGTTCCCACACGTCTGGACAAAGACAAACTAAAGGACTACGCTCAGCTCAGCGCCCGCTATGAG GTAGCTAAACTCACTCATGCCATTTCAGTCTTTACTGAAGGCATTCTGATGATGAAGACCACACTTGTCGGCATTATCAAG GTAGATCCAAAGCAGCTTTTGGAGGACGGTATTAGGAAGGAGCTCGTCAAACGTGTCGCGTATGCCCTGCACAAGGGTCTCATATTCAACCCCAAGGCTAAA CCCAGTGAACTGATGCCCAAGCTGAAAGAAATGGCTGCCTCCATGGATGGGTTTTATCGCTCGTTCGAATACATTCAGGACTACGTGAGCATCTACGGACTGAAGATCTGGCAGGAGGAAGTGTCCCGTATCATCAACTACAACGTGGAGCAGGAGTGTAACAGCTTCCTCAGGACAAAG ATCCAAGACTGGCAGAGCGTTTACCAGTCCACCCACATTCCAATTCCTAAATATCCATCAGTCGATGATTCCGCCACATTCATAGGGCGACTCTGCAGGGAAATTTTAAGAATCACAGATCCAAA AACAACATGTTACATTGATCAGCTCAACACCTGGTATGACATAAAGTCACATCAGGAAGTGACCAACAACCGACTCTTTTCTGAGATTCAGGACACGCTGGGAACTTTTGGGCTTAACGGACTCGACCGTCTCTTGTGTTTCATGATTGTGAAAGAGCTGCAG AATTTTCTGACAGTCTTGCAGAAGAACATCCTCAAGGACAAAGCCATGGTTGATATCTTTAAAGCTCTGATGACAGCTGTCAATCCTGTCAAAGGCATTGTGG CAAATGCAAGCAAAGTGTATGCCAATGGTGTGGCCAAAACTCAAAAGATCTGGGCGGCGTATCTGGAAGCCATCATGAAG GTGGGTCAGATGCAGATCTTGAGGCAACAGATCGCTAATGAACTGAACTACTCTTGCAAATTTGACTCGAAACATCTCAGTGCAGCACTGGATAATCTGAACAA GTCTCTTCTCGTGGATATTGAAGCACATTATAAGGATCCATCGCTGCCGTACCCTAAAGAGGACAACATGCTTCTTTACGAGATCACTGCTTACCTGGACGCGGCTGGAATCCACAACCCACTGAACAAA ATTTACATCACAACCAAACGTCTGGCTTATTTTCCCATGGTGAACTTCTTGTTCCTAATTGCACAACTTCCCAAACTGCAGTACAGTAAGACCCAAG GAATGACATGCAAGAAGGCTGCAGATCCGGTCGACTGGGCTCCTCTCGTCCTGGGTCTCTTGACGCTGCTTAAACAGTTTCACTCCAGATACACCGTTCAATTCCtggctctgattggccagtttatTCGCTCCATAATGGAGCAGTGCACCAG TCAAAAGGTTCCAGATATGCCTTCAGATGTTATCGGAGCATTAATGTTTCTGGAGGACTATGTTCGGTACACTAAACTGCCTAGAAAG GTGGCGGAGGCTCACGTGCCAAGTTTCATCTTTGATGAATTTAGAACTGTGCTGTGA
- the LOC130433238 gene encoding zinc fingers and homeoboxes protein 1-like, protein MSSRRKSTTPCMVLPSDVVEQDPDMEALEGNDGAESMADAPTEGAVVPMETETEYEGCHFSDEDCRSSGKRSGQTSLDQPVSDLTAEGGFVQTEMEDSDDTSVTGISLSKTPIMKLKSKSEPKRIAMSLKGTSESETVPESELELEPLEASVMCSSMAAELMSPLLTESVKPSVLVNISNPVVAEQKKMIMNPATVLPAGLAQVLSALQAQQTAQAQLLIPVSSIPTYNAAMDSNVLLINTYKKFPYPSLSEIMGLAAQTKFTEEQIKIWFSAQRLKHGVSWTPEEVEEARRKQFNGTVHTMPQTITVIPAHHLSTTNGLQSILQTCQIVGQPGLVFTQVGTANSLPVTTPITLTVAGMPNQSQTPKMATNQASPALSETKRATTVQPPSLTPQENSALSADHFGLRPKKSKEQLAELKVSYLKNQFASDAEIARLMKLTNLTKGEIKKWFSDTRYNQRNSKNSHAFISSDHPRSNSSATIVIDSSDETPQSPTPSPVKEKETRAKTWNTFPDFTLQKFKEKTPEQLVVLEESFQKSDTPSDEELSRLRAETKLTRREIDAWFTEKRKSPAADSSEGKADGETVQKKGSQTPPGGKRLCKEKVSKKTPEQLHVLKTAFVRTQWPSAEEYDQLAEESGLPRSYIVNWFGDTRYAWKNGNLKWYFYYQSGNVNGNKNRKRRIRNRGWGRSRSRKQKKHTETEKLLPIRFKSGRDILKEYYLKHKFLNEQDLDELVAKSNMSYEQVREWFAEILRKEEMGTDPFEDKIGNEEDEDESQGENDTAVEEQGPSAMGDEDGDDDDDDTDDSDSWEPPQSVRKALSVSEDQ, encoded by the exons ATGTCAAGTAGAAGGAAGTCCACGACCCCCTGCATGGTGCTTCCATCAGATGTCGTTGAGCAGGATCCAGATATGGAGGCCCTGGAAGGAAATGATGGAGCTGAGAGTATGGCAGACGCTCCTACGGAGGGAGCAGTAGTTCCCATGGAAACAGAGACAG AATACGAAGGATGCCATTTCTCCGACGAGGACTGTCGCTCTTCAGGAAAACGCTCAGGTCAAACGTCACTAGATCAGCCTGTCTCTGATCTGACCGCTGAGGGTGGTTTTGTGCAGACAGAGATGGAAGACAGCGACGATACCTCAGTTACTGGCATCTCTCTCAGCAAGACTCCCATAATGAAACTGAAAAGCAAGTCTGAACCCAAGAGAATAGCCATGTCTCTTAAAGGCACTAGTGAAAGTGAAACAGTGCCTGAAAGCGAGTTGGAACTTGAGCCGTTGGAAGCGTCGGTGATGTGTTCCTCCATGGCAGCAGAGTTGATGAGCCCATTGCTCACAGAGTCTGTGAAACCCAGTGTTCTTGTCAATATTTCAAATCCTGTGGTAGCCGAACAGAAGAAAATGATTATGAACCCTGCCACGGTCCTTCCCGCTGGCCTGGCACAGGTGCTTTCTGCCTTGCAGGCCCAGCAGACCGCCCAGGCCCAACTCCTCATACCAGTTAGCAGCATTCCCACCTACAATGCTGCCATGGACAGCAACGTGCTCCTCATCAACACCTACAAGAAGTTCCCGTACCCCTCACTGTCCGAGATCATGGGACTCGCTGCCCAGACCAAGTTCACAGAGGAGCAGATCAAGATCTGGTTTTCTGCCCAGCGTTTGAAGCACGGCGTCAGCTGGACTCCAGAGGAGGTCGAGGAAGCCCGCAGGAAGCAGTTCAACGGCACGGTTCACACCATGCCCCAGACTATCACGGTCATCCCAGCCCATCATCTGTCTACCACCAACGGCCTGCAGTCTATTCTTCAGACCTGCCAGATCGTGGGTCAACCAGGTTTGGTTTTCACGCAGGTTGGCACAGCAAACAGCCTCCCGGTCACCACGCCAATAACCTTGACTGTAGCAGGGATGCCCAATCAGAGTCAGACACCCAAGATGGCTACCAACCAGGCGAGTCCCGCCCTTAGTGAAACAAAGAGAGCGACCACCGTTCAGCCCCCGTCGCTGACCCCTCAAGAGAACTCGGCTCTCAGTGCCGACCATTTTGGCCTGCGCCCTAAAAAATCCAAGGAACAGCTGGCGGAATTGAAAGTGAGCTATTTGAAGAATCAGTTTGCATCCGATGCGGAGATAGCTAGGCTAATGAAGCTAACTAACCTCACCAAAGGAGAGATTAAAAAGTGGTTCAGCGACACCAGATACAACCAGCGCAACTCTAAGAACAGCCATGCCTTCATTTCAAGTGATCATCCCAGGAGCAATAGCAGTGCCACCATCGTCATCGATTCCAGCGACGAAACGCCACAATCCCCGACGCCGTCGCCCGTCAAGGAGAAGGAAACGCGGGCTAAGACCTGGAACACGTTCCCAGATTTCACTCTGCAGAAGTTTAAAGAAAAGACCCCAGAACAGTTGGTGGTCTTAGAGGAAAGCTTTCAGAAAAGTGACACGCCGAGTGATGAAGAGCTAAGCAGACTACGAGCTGAGACCAAGCTTACCAGACGAGAGATTGACGCTTGGTTcacagaaaagagaaagagccCAGCGGCCGATTCCTCGGAGGGAAAAGCAGATGGTGAAACAGTCCAGAAAAAAGGCAGCCAGACTCCACCAGGAGGGAAAAGATTGTGCAAAGAGAAGGTTAGTAAGAAAACCCCAGAGCAGCTTCATGTTCTAAAAACTGCTTTCGTTCGCACCCAATGGCCGTCCGCTGAGGAATATGACCAGCTGGCCGAGGAGAGCGGGCTGCCTCGCTCCTACATAGTCAACTGGTTTGGCGACACACGCTACGCCTGGAAGAACGGCAACTTGAAGTGGTATTTCTACTATCAGAGCGGAAACGTGAATGGCAACAAGAATAGAAAACGGAGGATTCGAAATCGTGGCTGGGGGAGGTCCCGTAGTAGAAAACAGAAGAAGCACACAGAAACTGAGAAGTTGTTACCCATCAGGTTCAAGTCGGGAAGAGATATTCTGAAGGAATATTACTTAAAGCACAAATTCTTGAACGAACAGGACTTGGATGAGCTTGTTGCCAAGTCTAACATGAGCTACGAGCAGGTGAGAGAGTGGTTTGCAGAGATTCTTCGAAAGGAGGAAATGGGTACCGACCCGTTTGAAGATAAAATAGGAAATGAAGAGGACGAAGACGAGTCACAGGGTGAGAATGACACTGCTGTTGAGGAGCAAGGACCTTCTGCCATGGGAGATGAAGATggcgatgatgatgatgatgacacgGATGACAGTGACTCCTGGGAGCCGCCACAAAGTGTTCGGAAAGCGTTGTCGGTATCTGAGGATCAGTAA